Proteins found in one Crassostrea angulata isolate pt1a10 chromosome 3, ASM2561291v2, whole genome shotgun sequence genomic segment:
- the LOC128178392 gene encoding homeobox protein Nkx-2.2a-like → MDPQLHAMNGAKTSSSFTVKDILDLPKGKSSCSPVDSTTNTVNAASLSSIPSVPEVPDITSVGGYYDADNPYTRWLHNNENMNYSQLGHLNSPGNSSHSSEVSNTESHSTMNNSNTLVKSETNNDVQCDGNSENGDGNSSQNPDSQKKRKRRVLFSKAQTYELERRFRQQRYLSAPEREHLASIIRLTPVQVKIWFQNHRYKLKRARQEKGLDLNPLPSPRRVAVPVLVRDGKPCQPPMGGSMMKSQEQLDMQNNLGSSVNMNGALSQMNGMSSIPGMNNAGMPPMNSLNSSSMSNMNNMNMNMSCSYNSMNSMNLNMNNMNVLPSHYSYPLMQHQTRWW, encoded by the exons ATGGATCCTCAACTTCATGCCATGAATGGGGCCAAAACCAGCAGCAGTTTTACCGTCAAAGATATCTTGGATCTACCCAAGGGTAAATCGTCCTGTAGCCCCGTGGACAGTACTACTAACACCGTCAATGCAGCGTCCCTGAGTAGCATCCCCTCAGTACCGGAAGTGCCGGACATCACCAGTGTAGGTGGCTACTATGATGCAGACAATCCGTACACGCGGTGGTTACATaataatgaaaacatgaattattcac AGCTAGGACACCTGAACTCGCCCGGCAATTCTAGTCACTCCAGCGAGGTTTCTAACACGGAGAGCCATTCTACTATGAATAATTCGAACACATTGGTGAAATCGGAAACAAACAACGACGTCCAGTGTGATGGTAACAGTGAAAATGGAGATGGAAACTCCTCCCAAAATCCAGACAGTCAGAAAAAACGAAAACGGCGAGTTCTGTTTTCCAAAGCTCAGACCTATGAATTGGAACGGAGATTTCGACAACAAAGATATCTTTCAGCTCCAGAGAGGGAGCACCTGGCAAGCATTATCCGACTTACCCCCGTGCAAGTAAAAATCTGGTTCCAAAACCATAGGTATAAACTAAAGCGCGCCAGACAAGAGAAAGGACTTGATTTGAACCCCCTTCCTTCTCCCAGGAGGGTAGCCGTCCCCGTATTAGTGAGGGACGGGAAACCCTGCCAGCCGCCTATGGGTGGTTCAATGATGAAATCGCAAGAACAGCTAGATATGCAAAATAATTTAGGATCTTCTGTGAATATGAATGGTGCTCTGTCTCAAATGAACGGTATGTCTTCTATACCTGGCATGAACAATGCCGGTATGCCCCCTATGAACTCGTTGAACTCTTCTTCCATGTCaaatatgaataatatgaaCATGAACATGAGCTGCTCTTACAATTCTATGAATTCCATGAACTTGAACATGAACAATATGAATGTCCTGCCAAGCCACTACAGTTATCCCTTAATGCAGCATCAAACTCGCTGGTGGTAG
- the LOC128179104 gene encoding uncharacterized protein LOC128179104 gives MDWAMKFLPALYREKQSDFFGQKGMSWHVSVAIFRAEDGSLKHKTFNHIFGAVRQDWFAVASAIEHILKSIRVQMPGIEEVFLRSDNAGCYHCGCLWLSMHGISERTGISIVRYDFSEPQAGKSYCDAKIAHMRSKLRMFVSSGENVTTPFDMKKAIIDGSGVAGCQCAVVEVDRKNQTMTSHCIKGITNINNLAFEGDDIIAWHSFSIGIGIKIKREDVLKSEQLDTGLIILSDFEEPSKNYGVISHIKNCSVTPTSIFHCSELGCNQQFSSYQILQEHILLDRHVQEKTSTYDALRHHWSELCNSNLFISKQLVQIGRDHHTLVKNSSVEKLQQGWALKKTRKFARFSSKVKDFLHRVFQEGEESGRKAIPVEVSQRMKSLRNSTGEKFFNPDEWLQPSQINSFFSRLSLNAKAKDIKDEPEEDDHLREILQSIYEEEERDSIRDAMTLELDSPI, from the exons ATGGACTGGGCAATGAAGTTCCTTCCTGCACTTTATAGAGAAAAGCAGTCAGATTTTTTTGGACAAAAAGGCATGAGCTGGCATGTTtctgttgctatatttagagcAGAAGATGGATCTTTGAAG CACAAGACATTCAATCACATTTTTGGAGCAGTGAGGCAAGATTGGTTTGCTGTTGCATCAGCCATCGAGCACATCCTAAAGAGTATAAGAGTACAAATGCCTGGAATTGAAGAAGTTTTTTTACGAAGTGACAATGCAGGTTGCTATCACTGTGGGTGCCTGTGGCTGAGCATGCATGGAATTAGTGAAAGAACAG GTATCAGCATTGTACGCTATGACTTCAGTGAACCTCAGGCAGGAAAAAGTTATTGCGATGCCAAAATTGCCCATATGCGATCCAAATTAAGGATGTTTGTTTCATCTGGAGAAAACGTAACAACACCATTTGACATGAAGAAGGCAATAATAGATGGAAGTGGTGTAGCAGGATGTCAATGTGCAGTTGTGGAAGTTGACAGGAAAAACCAGACAATGACTAGTCATTGCATCAAGGGAATCACCAACATTAATAATCTTGCCTTTGAAGGAGATGATATCATTGCCTGGCACAGTTTTAGTATTGGTATTGGTATCAAGATAAAAAGAGAAGATGTCTTGAAAAGTGAGCAGCTTGACACAGGACTCATCATACTGTCTGACTTTGAAGAACCATCAAAAAACTATGGTGTGATCTCTCACATAAAAAACTGTTCAGTTACACCAACCAGTATTTTCCACTGTTCTGAATTAGGCTGTAATCAGCAGTTTTCCTCATACCAAATACTTCAAGAGCATATTCTTCTGGATAGACATGTTCAAGAGAAAACATCAACTTATGATGCTCTACGACATCATTGGTCCGAGTTGTGTAATTCCAATTTGTTCATTTCTAAACAGCTGGTGCAAATAGGCAGAGATCACCATACCCTTGTGAAGAATTCATCAGTAGAGAAGCTTCAACAAGGATGGGCACTGAAAAAAACAAGGAAATTTGCACGCTTCTCTTCCAAAgtgaaagattttctccatagaGTTTTTCAAGAGGGCGAAGAATCAGGTAGGAAAGCAATTCCTGTTGAAGTATCTCAACGTATGAAATCTTTGCGAAACAGCACTGGAGAGAAGTTTTTCAATCCCGATGAATGGCTGCAGCCTTCCCAGATTAACTCCTTTTTTTCAAGACTTTCTCTGAATGCAAAAGCCAAGGATATCAAGGATGAACCAGAAGAAGATGACCATCTGCGAGAAATACTGCAGTCAATATATGAGGAAGAAGAAAGAGACAGCATTAGAGATGCCATGACCTTAGAACTTGACAGTCCAATATGA
- the LOC128175755 gene encoding uncharacterized protein LOC128175755 produces the protein MESSLVCSFSSFLPDKSKCTTSPYFPNENSLVYVKNCRRNIKNHLKSCNIGDIASEGHLICYRAGVFSLFGDYTICPFHRYSLGIRWKKKSSCSHPSHSTTAKAEVGRSITLSMSRHLHTVYGYIVPIGSGLCSRCRKYVTQEMKWCECCKDASSAQICKNTSDDTPEATLQQSRNLQTRTENYAEQCHSETENSAEQCHSETLSQTDESTTYTLSQESSWSTSLEGQIHLTDGIENLNNTLMSLSGGQVSPIKFQLKTPLREVQSSTRRYLKRKAKEVVHTVLNHLAPGQSSDMFQLLYEDNCHEDTEQSDKTELEITDTILQLYCEAENNALKRQLLSLLSLPNAHSKSKLQKLIPGLTKWEIDQSRAHAASHGAGSLPGPMEPGYRNRMNKEKLEHALSFFLDPKFHQICSYGTKDLHCDNGQTVTIPQVVRTTCHSSLLQMYKSYCSETGFVPLSDSTLYKILSTCSASKRTNLTGLDNIATDGAAAVDDLIKMCDQLKGLGSETNTVANLTTALKSLKMYLKSEYKFSVGLSSGCQDHCLKFALSHPTNVLLQEECDHSHEEICGKCNVLNDINSALFNEIQNIRSK, from the exons ATGGAAAGTAGTCTTGTATGcagtttttcttcatttttaccTGATAAAAGCAAGTGTACCACATCACCTTATTTCCCAAATGAAAACAGTTTAGTGTACGTGAAAAACTGTAGGAGAAACATTAAAAACCACCTCAAATCATGTAACATAGGAGATATAGCTTCTGAGGGACATTTGATATGTTACCGTGCTGGTGTTTTTTCGCTATTTGGGGACTATACCATCTGTCCATTTCATCGATACTCCCTTGGGATACGATGGAAGAAGAAGTCATCCTGCTCACACCCGAGTCACAGTACAACGGCAAAGGCAGAGGTTGGGAGGAGCATAACTTTGTCTATGTCTCGGCACCTTCATACAGTATATGGATATATTGTCCCTATTGGCTcag gcTTGTGCAGTAGATGTAGAAAATATGTAACCCAGGAAATGAAATGGTGCGag TGCTGTAAAGATGCATCTTCTGctcaaatttgcaaaaataccTCGGATGACACCCCTGAAGCAACCTTACAG CAGTCCAGGAACCTCCAAACAAGGACAGAGAATTATGCTGAACAGTGCCATTCAGAGACAGAGAATTCTGCTGAACAGTGCCATTCAGAGACTTTGTCACAG acagATGAATCGACAACATATACTTTGTCACAAGAATCTAGCTGGAGCACTTCCTTAGAAGGACAAATACACCTCACAGATGGAATAGAAAATCTGAACAACACCTTGATGTCTCTAAGTGGTGGCCAAGTAAGCCCAATAAAGTTTCAGCTGAAAACTCCATTGAGGGAGGTCCAGTCTAGCAcaagaagatatttaaaaaggAAGGCCAAGGAGGTAGTGCATACAGTTCTCAATcatttggctccaggacaatccAGTGATATGTTCCAGTTACTTTATGAAGACAACTGTCATGAGGATACAGAGCAAAGTGATAAAACAGAACTTGAAATCACTGATACAATTCTTCAACTCTATTGTGAAGCTGAAAACAATGCTCTCAAACGTCAACTTCTGTCCCTGCTGTCCTTGCCGAATGCACATAGTAAATCGAAACTTCAGAAACTCATTCCAGGACTTACAAAGTGGGAAATTGATCAAAGTCGAGCACATGCTGCATCTCATGGAGCAGGTTCTTTACCAGGACCTATGGAACCAGGATACCGGAATCGCATGAACAAAGAAAAGCTGGAGCATGCTTTATCTTTTTTCTTGGATccaaaatttcatcaaatttgTTCATATGGAACAAAAGATTTGCATTGTGACAATGGACAGACTGTCACCATACCCCAAGTAGTGAGAACAACATGCCACTCCTCTCTCCTACAAATGTACAAGTCATACTGCTCTGAAACAGGTTTTGTTCCTTTGTCAGATTCTACTCTCTACAAAATTCTGTCTACATGCTCTGCAAGTAAGAGAACCAACCTAACAGGTCTAGACAACATTGCCACTGATGGTGCTGCAGCTGTAGATGACCTAATAAAAATGTGTGACCAATTAAAAGGATTAGGATCTGAAACAAATACAGTTGCCAATCTCACCACTGCCTTAAAATCCCTAAAGATGTACCTCAAGTCAGAATATAAATTTAGCGTGGGACTATCTAGTGGATGCCAAGATCATTGTTTGAAATTTGCTTTGAGTCACCCAACCAATGTGCTGTTGCAGGAAGAATGTGATCATTCCCATGAAGAAATTTGTGGAAAATGCAACGTCCTCAATGATATAAACAGTGCCTTGTTTAATGAAATCCAAAATATCAGaagtaagtaa